CACCCTGATTTGTTAAATGGTTATGGCTATGGTGAAGCTCTTGCAAAACATACAATTCCTTATTGGAATATTTTTGGATTAAATATTGCACAAGTTGGATATCAGGGAACAGTTTTACCGATAATAGCTTCTTCGTTTATTTTAGCAAAAATTGAAACTTTCACAAGAAAATATGTTCCAGCAATACTTGATATGATAATAACTCCTTTAGTGTCAGTTCTTTTAACTTCATTTATCACTTTTACTGTAATTGGACCAATTATGAGAGTAATCGGGGATGGAATGACTAATGGAGTATTATGGCTGTTTTTTGACTTAGGTCCTCTTGGAGGTGCAATTTACGGAGTAGTCTATCCATTGCTTGTAATAACAGGAATGCATCACAGTATGGCTGCTGCTGAAATGCAGATACTTGCTAATATTTCAAAACTTGGAGGTTCACCTACATTTGCAGTTGTATCAGCTTCCAATGTTGCACAAGGTGCTGCCGCTCTAGCCTGTTTCTTCTTTATGAAAAAAGATAAAAAAATCCAAAGTGTTGCTTCAGCTGCTGGAATATCTGCACTTCTCGGTATTACAGAGCCTGCTGTATTTGGGGTAAATTTAAATCTTAAATTTCCATTTTTATCAGCATTAATCGGTTCAGCTGTAGGCTCAGGATATGCAGTATGGATGAAAGTTCTTTCAGTTTCTCAAGGTCCTGCCGGAATTCCCGGAGTAATCGTTATGCGTCCTCAGTCAATGATACAATTTTTAGTATCAATTACAATTTCATTTGTTGTAACATTTATTGTAACCTATTTATTCGTAAAAATTTTTAATGGAAAAGGAGGAAAAAACAATGGAGTGGCCTAGAGAAAAAAGATACCAACGGTTAGAAAATTTCCCAAAAGAAAAATATGATAAATTAAAAGAAAAAGTAAAAAATTCACCATACAGACAAAAATTTCATATCCAGCCCAATACTGGATTATTAAATGATCCAAATGGATTTAGTTATTTCAATGGAAAATATCATATATTTTATCAATGGTTTCCATTAGGTCCAGTACATGGTGTCAAATACTGGTATCATCTTTCGTCAACAGATTTAGTGACATTTACAGATGAAGGAATTGCAATGAAACCAGATACTATTTATGATAGCCATGGTGTTTTTTCTGGTACAGGGCTTCCATTGAAATATAAACTGTTTTTATTCTACACAGGAAATACAAGAGATGAGAACTGGATCAGAAATCCTTATCAATGTATTGCAACAATGGATAAGGAAGGAAAAATCACAAAAAATGATAAACCATTTATAAATAAAGTTCCAGATGGATATACAGACAACTTCAGGGATCCAAAAGTTTTTATAAAAAATGGAAAATATTATTGCTTAGTAGGAGCTGAAACAGATGACAATAAGGGAGCTATAGTTTATTACAGTTCAAATGATTTGAAGGAATGGGAGTTTCGTGGAAATTTAAAGACTGATTTCAGTGAAAATAGTGGATTTATGTGGGAATGTCCTGATTATTTTGAATTTGAAGATAAAGCTGTTTTAATGTTTTCTCCACAAGGAATGGAAGCTGAAGGAGAAAAATATAATAATATTTTTCAGTCAGGATATTTAATTGGAGAAAAAATTGATTTTGAAAAAGGTGAATTTAAACATCAGAAATTTAAAGAATTTGACAGAGGATTTGAATTTTATGCTCCTCAAACGATGGAAGATAATAAAGGCAGAAGAATATTAATTGGCTGGTTTGGTCTTCCGGGAACTGACAGTGTAACTGATAAATATGACTGGGCTCACTGTCTGACAATTCCTAGAGTACTTGAACTGAAAAATAATATTTTATATCAGAAACCTTTGCCAGAACTTGTTAAACTTAGAAAATCAGAAGAAAAATTCTCTTTTAAACTGAATAATAATTCTGTCAATTTAAAAAATGAAAAAAGAACTTATGAGCTGGATGTAAATTTTGAAAATATAAAAGCTGAGAAAGTTGGAATAAAATTTAGAGTTGGAAATAACGAAGAAACTATCTTTTTCTATGATTTAAAAAATAATGAACTTGTATTTGATAGAACTCATTCCGATGAATTAACAGAAAATTTTGAAGGCGGAGACATCAGAAAATGTAAATTTAAAGAAAAAAAACTAAAATTACATTTATTCTTAGATGAATCCTCTACTGAAATTTTTGTAAACGATGGGCTTGAAGTTTTTAGTTCAAGATTATATAATAGAATAGAAAATAATGAAATTTCATTTTTTAC
The Leptotrichia trevisanii DSM 22070 DNA segment above includes these coding regions:
- a CDS encoding sucrose-specific PTS transporter subunit IIBC, whose translation is MADKNYEKTAKEILDAIGGKENVVSGAHCATRLRLVLKDDSKISKDKLDNIELVKGSFNNAGQFQIILGTGIVNEVFKFFSQAAELSEVGKEELKEIAAKKGNVFQRMLKSLADVFVPILPALVASGLLMGINNVLTSKGLFVAGKTLIEVFPQFTDLANMINLFSNAAFVFLPVLIGFHAAKNFGGTPVLGAIIGAIMIHPDLLNGYGYGEALAKHTIPYWNIFGLNIAQVGYQGTVLPIIASSFILAKIETFTRKYVPAILDMIITPLVSVLLTSFITFTVIGPIMRVIGDGMTNGVLWLFFDLGPLGGAIYGVVYPLLVITGMHHSMAAAEMQILANISKLGGSPTFAVVSASNVAQGAAALACFFFMKKDKKIQSVASAAGISALLGITEPAVFGVNLNLKFPFLSALIGSAVGSGYAVWMKVLSVSQGPAGIPGVIVMRPQSMIQFLVSITISFVVTFIVTYLFVKIFNGKGGKNNGVA
- a CDS encoding glycoside hydrolase family 32 protein; the encoded protein is MEWPREKRYQRLENFPKEKYDKLKEKVKNSPYRQKFHIQPNTGLLNDPNGFSYFNGKYHIFYQWFPLGPVHGVKYWYHLSSTDLVTFTDEGIAMKPDTIYDSHGVFSGTGLPLKYKLFLFYTGNTRDENWIRNPYQCIATMDKEGKITKNDKPFINKVPDGYTDNFRDPKVFIKNGKYYCLVGAETDDNKGAIVYYSSNDLKEWEFRGNLKTDFSENSGFMWECPDYFEFEDKAVLMFSPQGMEAEGEKYNNIFQSGYLIGEKIDFEKGEFKHQKFKEFDRGFEFYAPQTMEDNKGRRILIGWFGLPGTDSVTDKYDWAHCLTIPRVLELKNNILYQKPLPELVKLRKSEEKFSFKLNNNSVNLKNEKRTYELDVNFENIKAEKVGIKFRVGNNEETIFFYDLKNNELVFDRTHSDELTENFEGGDIRKCKFKEKKLKLHLFLDESSTEIFVNDGLEVFSSRLYNRIENNEISFFTDGETEIKGKLWEI